One Nitrospira sp. DNA segment encodes these proteins:
- the rplF gene encoding 50S ribosomal protein L6 gives MSRIGKKPIAIPGGVEVKVAGSTVSVKGPLGKLDWSLVQGVDVAVNNGQVAVGRSTDDRKLRALHGLTRAELSNMIHGVTKGYERSLEITGVGYKTQIQGRTLSFNVGYINPVIYEVPTGIDVKVDKQTLINIKGVDKRLVGQVAADLRAIKPPDVYKQKGVRYAGETLRKKEGKTGK, from the coding sequence ATGTCCCGTATTGGAAAAAAGCCGATTGCAATTCCGGGTGGAGTAGAAGTCAAGGTTGCCGGGTCAACCGTATCTGTCAAAGGCCCATTAGGTAAGCTGGATTGGTCGCTCGTGCAAGGGGTGGACGTTGCCGTCAATAATGGCCAAGTCGCTGTTGGGCGATCGACTGACGATCGTAAATTGAGAGCCTTGCATGGGCTGACCCGTGCGGAATTGAGCAACATGATCCACGGTGTCACCAAGGGGTATGAACGTTCGCTTGAAATCACCGGAGTGGGTTACAAGACCCAAATTCAGGGTCGTACATTAAGTTTCAATGTGGGTTATATCAACCCAGTGATCTATGAGGTGCCGACGGGTATCGATGTGAAGGTGGACAAGCAAACGCTCATCAACATCAAGGGAGTTGATAAGCGTTTGGTGGGCCAGGTGGCGGCTGATCTGCGTGCCATTAAGCCGCCGGACGTCTACAAACAAAAGGGCGTTCGCTACGCGGGCGAGACATTGCGAAAGAAGGAAGGTAAGACCGGAAAATAG
- the rplE gene encoding 50S ribosomal protein L5, with product MAKEPKSRPGKLSERKSSKKEPAPQLDQGSEESKFRPRLRDMYAQQVVPALMKEFGYKNIMQVPRLERVVLNVGMGEAIQNVKLLESAVTELGMITGQKPVVTRAKKAIAGFKLRQGLPIGAKVTLRSRRMYEFFDRLVTLALPRIRDFRGVSPKAFDGRGNYTLGLKEQLIFPEIKYDEVASIHGMDITVVTTARTNDEGKALLKHLGMPFRA from the coding sequence ATGGCCAAGGAACCGAAAAGCCGACCTGGTAAGCTGTCAGAGCGAAAATCCTCGAAGAAAGAGCCGGCTCCGCAACTGGACCAGGGAAGCGAGGAGTCCAAGTTCCGACCACGGCTTCGTGACATGTATGCGCAGCAGGTGGTCCCCGCACTCATGAAGGAGTTTGGGTACAAGAACATCATGCAGGTTCCCAGGCTTGAGCGTGTAGTGTTGAACGTTGGAATGGGTGAGGCGATTCAGAATGTAAAGCTCTTGGAGAGTGCTGTGACGGAATTGGGAATGATCACCGGTCAAAAGCCGGTCGTGACTCGAGCCAAGAAGGCCATCGCCGGATTCAAGCTTAGGCAAGGATTGCCCATCGGTGCGAAGGTGACGCTTCGTAGCCGGCGGATGTATGAGTTTTTCGATCGACTAGTGACACTAGCGCTTCCTCGAATACGAGACTTTCGCGGTGTCTCTCCCAAGGCCTTTGATGGTCGGGGGAACTATACCCTTGGCTTAAAAGAGCAGCTCATCTTCCCTGAAATCAAGTACGATGAAGTGGCCTCGATCCATGGAATGGACATTACGGTTGTTACCACAGCCAGGACGAACGACGAAGGGAAAGCTCTTTTGAAGCACCTGGGTATGCCGTTCCGTGCGTGA
- the rpmD gene encoding 50S ribosomal protein L30, which produces MDSAKTAKAPNHDVQTVRVTLRRSAIGTPERHRLVLRGLGLRRIRQTVIRPDTPQVRGMIRKVGYLLEVGKP; this is translated from the coding sequence ATGGATTCCGCAAAGACTGCAAAAGCTCCCAATCATGATGTTCAAACTGTGCGGGTGACATTGCGACGTAGCGCCATCGGAACACCTGAACGGCATCGCCTTGTCTTGCGTGGTCTGGGTCTTCGACGTATTCGACAGACGGTTATCCGTCCGGACACGCCTCAGGTGCGAGGAATGATCCGTAAAGTCGGCTATCTGCTTGAGGTTGGAAAGCC
- the rpsE gene encoding 30S ribosomal protein S5, which yields MRVNPDELSLKDKVVFINRVAKVVKGGKRFNFCALVVVGDGHGWVGIGKGKAAEVPVAISKAVEQAKKHLVHVALKGGTIPHEVHGLFGGEHVLLKPAVDGTGIIAGGAVRAVVELVGAHNVIAKTLGRGNPFNAVRATLDGLTQLRNLDDVLRFRRQAVAEGRERATV from the coding sequence GTGCGAGTCAATCCCGATGAGTTAAGCTTGAAGGATAAAGTCGTATTCATCAATCGCGTTGCCAAAGTGGTGAAAGGTGGGAAGCGGTTCAACTTCTGTGCGCTTGTCGTGGTCGGTGACGGTCATGGCTGGGTTGGGATAGGCAAGGGGAAAGCCGCTGAAGTCCCGGTGGCGATTTCAAAGGCCGTCGAACAAGCCAAGAAACACCTCGTTCACGTCGCGCTGAAAGGCGGAACCATCCCTCATGAGGTGCATGGGTTGTTTGGGGGAGAGCACGTATTGCTTAAGCCGGCCGTCGACGGTACCGGAATTATCGCCGGAGGGGCGGTTCGTGCCGTCGTGGAGTTAGTCGGTGCGCATAACGTCATCGCAAAAACGTTGGGCCGTGGGAACCCCTTCAATGCGGTTCGCGCGACGCTAGATGGGCTTACCCAATTGAGAAACTTGGATGATGTTCTGCGCTTCCGTAGGCAAGCGGTTGCCGAAGGGCGAGAAAGGGCTACAGTGTGA
- the rplR gene encoding 50S ribosomal protein L18: MNAADKVRQLDRRRRRVRRTISGTGERPRLNVFRSASHIYAQIIDDIRGATLASASSLDKSLRKSLKSTGGIEAAKAVGKLIADRAKVAQVSTVVFDRGGRMYHGRVKALADASREGGLQF; the protein is encoded by the coding sequence ATGAATGCTGCAGACAAAGTTCGACAGCTTGATCGACGGCGCCGACGAGTGAGGCGTACGATTTCTGGGACGGGAGAACGACCACGCCTGAACGTATTTCGGAGCGCGAGCCATATTTATGCTCAAATAATCGACGACATTCGAGGCGCTACACTGGCGTCCGCGTCATCGCTTGATAAATCATTACGTAAGTCTCTCAAGTCGACCGGTGGAATTGAAGCGGCCAAGGCGGTAGGGAAATTGATCGCCGATCGTGCCAAGGTCGCTCAGGTCAGCACTGTGGTTTTTGATCGGGGAGGCCGGATGTATCACGGCCGAGTCAAAGCCCTTGCGGATGCGTCGCGTGAAGGGGGCTTGCAATTCTAG
- the rpsH gene encoding 30S ribosomal protein S8 has product MVTDPIGDLLVRLKNGAQRRYETVTVPTSKLKRAILEILRKEGYVDAIEDGVHDGHPVLTVRLRYVGEGQPMITGLERVSKPGRRVYVGSQDIKKVRNGIGVSILSTSRGVMTDQESRKSRLGGEVLCSVW; this is encoded by the coding sequence ATGGTTACCGATCCGATCGGCGATCTTCTTGTTCGTTTAAAGAATGGCGCACAACGTCGTTATGAAACCGTCACGGTTCCTACCTCAAAGCTGAAGCGTGCTATTTTGGAGATCTTGAGGAAGGAAGGTTATGTTGATGCGATCGAGGATGGAGTTCATGACGGACATCCCGTTCTGACTGTGCGTCTCCGATACGTGGGCGAAGGGCAGCCGATGATTACCGGGCTGGAGCGTGTCAGTAAGCCGGGACGTCGCGTCTATGTCGGAAGTCAGGATATCAAGAAAGTCCGCAATGGGATCGGTGTGTCCATCCTTTCTACATCAAGAGGCGTCATGACCGACCAGGAATCCCGTAAGAGTCGTCTTGGGGGAGAGGTTCTCTGCTCGGTATGGTAG
- a CDS encoding type Z 30S ribosomal protein S14 — MSRLALRNKAATKQKFSTRNYHRCGVCGRVRGYLRRFRMCRICFRVMTLRGEIPGVRKSSW; from the coding sequence GTGTCACGATTGGCACTAAGAAATAAGGCGGCGACGAAACAAAAGTTCTCCACGCGGAACTATCATCGGTGTGGAGTCTGCGGTCGGGTTCGCGGATATCTCCGTCGGTTTCGGATGTGCCGAATCTGCTTTCGGGTGATGACACTGCGCGGAGAGATTCCCGGAGTGCGAAAATCCAGCTGGTAG